A portion of the Bombus terrestris chromosome 3, iyBomTerr1.2, whole genome shotgun sequence genome contains these proteins:
- the LOC100650432 gene encoding TNF receptor-associated factor 4 isoform X2, whose protein sequence is MDKAPIITDENFQDLEAEKAIMGSIVYCIHHKDGCKWSDELRKLKAHLNTCKHDAVPCSNKCGAMIPRVLMEDHLKYTCAQRRARCDFCAKEFTGHTLEKHTGTCGYEPLYCENKCGMKVQRRHLSQHKLGECAKRLVACRYCNKEFVFDTLGAHHAKCGRYPVACPHRCETAVLPREDLEVHLKDHCTTHLLSCTFKDAGCRFKGNRFSLDKHLEESAKMHLSLMCSVVTKQQHQITSLKSAISKLSLNYTGTLIWKITDYSAKMSEAKAKEGMELVSPPFYTSQYGYKLQASVFLNGNGTGEGSHISIYIKILPGEYDALLRWPFSHSVSFTIFDQTVVAEKACNIVESFIPDPTWKNFQRPSREPDSLGFGFPRFLSHEMVKKRHFVKDNTMFIRVKVDPSKIVAV, encoded by the exons AATTTCCAGGATCTGGAAGCTGAGAAGGCAATAATGGGCTCCATTGTGTATTGCATACATCATAAGGATGGCTGCAAGTGGTCCGACGAACTTCGAAAGTTGAag GCTCACCTGAATACCTGCAAGCACGACGCGGTCCCCTGCAGCAATAAGTGTGGCGCGATGATCCCGCGTGTGCTGATGGAGGACCATTTAAAGTACACTTGCGCCCAGCGGCGAGCACGCTGCGACTTCTGTGCCAAAGAATTCACCGGTCACACGCTCGAG AAACACACAGGGACGTGTGGCTACGAACCACTCTACTGCGAGAACAAGTGTGGCATGAAGGTGCAGCGAAGGCATCTCAGTCAACACAAGTTGGGCGAGTGCGCGAAAAGACTGGTGGCCTGTCGTTACTGCAACAAAGAGTTCGTTTTTGACACACTCGGTGCTCATCACGCCAAGTGTGGCCGCTATCCAGTCGCCTGTCCACACCGTTGTGAAACTGCCGTCTTACCAAGAGAAGATCTCGAAGTTCATTTGAAAGATCACTGCACTACACACCTCTTATCTTGTACTTTCAAGGATGCTGGCTGTCGTTTTAAG GGAAATCGATTTTCGTTGGACAAACATTTGGAGGAATCAGCAAAGATGCATTTAAGCTTGATGTGCAGTGTAGTAACAAAACAACAGCATCAGATAACCAGCCTGAAATCCGCCATTAGCAAACTATCGTTAAATTACACGGGCACACTAATATGGAAAATTACGGATTACAGCGCTAAAATGTCCGAGGCGAAAGCCAAGGAAGGAATGGAACTCGTCAGCCCTCCTTTTTACACTAGTCAATATGGTTACAAGCTACAG GCGTCAGTTTTCTTAAACGGAAATGGAACCGGCGAAGGAAGTCATATTTCAATATACATAAAGATACTTCCCGGAGAGTATGATGCTCTGTTGCGATGGCCATTTTCCCACAGCGTGTCCTTCACCATATTCGACCAGACGGTGGTCGCGGAAAAGGCGTGCAATATCGTAGAAAGCTTTATACCGGATCCAACATGGAAGAATTTCCAGAGGCCCAGTCGTGAGCCCGATTCTCTCGGTTTTGGCTTCCCAAGATTTCTCTCTCACGAAATGGTGAAGAAACGGCATTTTGTCAAAGATAATACTATGTTCATCCGAGTAAAGGTCGATCCTAGCAAAATAGTTGCTGTCTGA
- the LOC100650432 gene encoding TNF receptor-associated factor 4 isoform X3 yields the protein MGSIVYCIHHKDGCKWSDELRKLKAHLNTCKHDAVPCSNKCGAMIPRVLMEDHLKYTCAQRRARCDFCAKEFTGHTLEKHTGTCGYEPLYCENKCGMKVQRRHLSQHKLGECAKRLVACRYCNKEFVFDTLGAHHAKCGRYPVACPHRCETAVLPREDLEVHLKDHCTTHLLSCTFKDAGCRFKGNRFSLDKHLEESAKMHLSLMCSVVTKQQHQITSLKSAISKLSLNYTGTLIWKITDYSAKMSEAKAKEGMELVSPPFYTSQYGYKLQASVFLNGNGTGEGSHISIYIKILPGEYDALLRWPFSHSVSFTIFDQTVVAEKACNIVESFIPDPTWKNFQRPSREPDSLGFGFPRFLSHEMVKKRHFVKDNTMFIRVKVDPSKIVAV from the exons ATGGGCTCCATTGTGTATTGCATACATCATAAGGATGGCTGCAAGTGGTCCGACGAACTTCGAAAGTTGAag GCTCACCTGAATACCTGCAAGCACGACGCGGTCCCCTGCAGCAATAAGTGTGGCGCGATGATCCCGCGTGTGCTGATGGAGGACCATTTAAAGTACACTTGCGCCCAGCGGCGAGCACGCTGCGACTTCTGTGCCAAAGAATTCACCGGTCACACGCTCGAG AAACACACAGGGACGTGTGGCTACGAACCACTCTACTGCGAGAACAAGTGTGGCATGAAGGTGCAGCGAAGGCATCTCAGTCAACACAAGTTGGGCGAGTGCGCGAAAAGACTGGTGGCCTGTCGTTACTGCAACAAAGAGTTCGTTTTTGACACACTCGGTGCTCATCACGCCAAGTGTGGCCGCTATCCAGTCGCCTGTCCACACCGTTGTGAAACTGCCGTCTTACCAAGAGAAGATCTCGAAGTTCATTTGAAAGATCACTGCACTACACACCTCTTATCTTGTACTTTCAAGGATGCTGGCTGTCGTTTTAAG GGAAATCGATTTTCGTTGGACAAACATTTGGAGGAATCAGCAAAGATGCATTTAAGCTTGATGTGCAGTGTAGTAACAAAACAACAGCATCAGATAACCAGCCTGAAATCCGCCATTAGCAAACTATCGTTAAATTACACGGGCACACTAATATGGAAAATTACGGATTACAGCGCTAAAATGTCCGAGGCGAAAGCCAAGGAAGGAATGGAACTCGTCAGCCCTCCTTTTTACACTAGTCAATATGGTTACAAGCTACAG GCGTCAGTTTTCTTAAACGGAAATGGAACCGGCGAAGGAAGTCATATTTCAATATACATAAAGATACTTCCCGGAGAGTATGATGCTCTGTTGCGATGGCCATTTTCCCACAGCGTGTCCTTCACCATATTCGACCAGACGGTGGTCGCGGAAAAGGCGTGCAATATCGTAGAAAGCTTTATACCGGATCCAACATGGAAGAATTTCCAGAGGCCCAGTCGTGAGCCCGATTCTCTCGGTTTTGGCTTCCCAAGATTTCTCTCTCACGAAATGGTGAAGAAACGGCATTTTGTCAAAGATAATACTATGTTCATCCGAGTAAAGGTCGATCCTAGCAAAATAGTTGCTGTCTGA